A single region of the Streptomyces sp. NBC_01803 genome encodes:
- a CDS encoding nuclear transport factor 2 family protein → MTAQTDHAAIRALISRFLRALDERKFAGDDWARPYCTDDVRIVTPFGPAQGAEARRRTEEALVRFARTQHMTTDLVVDIEAGSGRATASWNALMTHVHHEETLRRRGEGANPVFTVGGYWRAALVRTAGGWRIGQASVEPVWTTGEPPDLPEGVAAPPLPGP, encoded by the coding sequence ATGACCGCACAGACCGATCACGCCGCCATCAGGGCGCTCATCAGCCGCTTCCTCCGCGCCCTGGACGAGCGGAAGTTCGCCGGGGACGACTGGGCCCGCCCGTACTGCACCGACGATGTCCGGATCGTGACCCCGTTCGGCCCGGCCCAGGGGGCGGAGGCCCGGCGGCGGACCGAGGAGGCGCTGGTGAGGTTCGCCAGGACCCAGCACATGACGACCGACCTGGTGGTCGACATCGAGGCCGGGTCCGGACGGGCCACCGCGTCATGGAACGCGCTGATGACGCACGTGCACCACGAGGAGACGCTGCGGCGGCGCGGCGAGGGCGCCAACCCGGTGTTCACCGTGGGCGGTTACTGGCGTGCCGCGCTGGTCCGCACGGCCGGCGGCTGGCGGATCGGCCAGGCGTCCGTCGAGCCGGTCTGGACGACGGGCGAACCACCGGACCTTCCCGAGGGCGTGGCCGCCCCGCCGCTCCCCGGGCCCTGA